One Cololabis saira isolate AMF1-May2022 chromosome 12, fColSai1.1, whole genome shotgun sequence DNA window includes the following coding sequences:
- the ngfa gene encoding neurotrophin-7, whose amino-acid sequence MRSSPLVLLLLIGVQAVLNMGGGLDRSAGASHHKTGQQTGANHRAGQMERAARDPLSEDHASQHHRRTSHHRTKKPQRASSHTQDRSPAVRRSTVGTSPDPFSPVVDPKIFSKRRYRPSPRVVFSEVPPSHDALEGEGFDTEGVRGVRVRRRAGMHTMHRGEYSVCDSINTWVGNLTRATDIAGNEVTVLPNVTINNVVKKQFFYETTCRSPTHRGSGAANGGRPGGRGGKQGSKPGNSGCLGIDSRHWNSYCTNTHIFVSALTTFKERTAWRFIRINAACVCVLSRKSWAGRLGH is encoded by the coding sequence ATGAGGTCGTCACCACTGGTCCTGCTCCTCCTGATTGGCGTCCAAGCTGTACTGAACATGGGAGGTGGATTGGACCGGAGCGCCGGGGCATCCCACCACAAAACAGGACAGCAGACAGGAGCCAATCACCGAGCAGGACAGATGGAGAGAGCAGCAAGGGACCCCCTCTCCGAGGACCACGCTTCACAGCATCACCGTAGGACCAGCCATCACAGGACCAAGAAGCCCCAGCGGGCATCGTCACACACGCAGGACAGGAGCCCTGCCGTCAGGCGCTCCACCGTCGGCACCTCCCCGGACCCCTTCAGTCCGGTGGTGGACCCCAAGATCTTCTCTAAGAGGCGCTACCGGCCCTCGCCCCGGGTCGTCTTCAGTGAGGTGCCCCCGTCGCACGATGCCCTGGAAGGTGAGGGGTTCGACACTGAAGGGGTGAGAGGGGTGAGGGTGAGGCGCAGGGCAGGAATGCACACCATGCACAGAGGAGAGTACTCAGTATGTGACAGCATTAACACCTGGGTTGGCAATCTGACGCGAGCCACGGACATAGCTGGGAACGAGGTGACGGTGCTACCAAACGTTACAATCAACAACGTGGTGAAGAAACAGTTCTTCTACGAGACCACCTGTCGATCCCCCACACACAGAGGATCCGGGGCTGCAAACGGGGGACGACCTGGGGGACGGGGTGGCAAACAGGGGTCCAAGCCTGGCAACTCGGGCTGTCTTGGCATTGACAGTCGCCACTGGAACTCTTactgcaccaacacacacatATTCGTAAGTGCCCTGACCACCTTTAAGGAACGGACAGCCTGGCGTTTCATCCGTATCaatgctgcatgtgtgtgtgttctcagcCGGAAGTCTTGGGCAGGAAGACTGGGCCACTGA